The following are encoded together in the Balaenoptera acutorostrata chromosome 9, mBalAcu1.1, whole genome shotgun sequence genome:
- the LOC130708910 gene encoding centrosomal protein of 78 kDa-like: MILDDEGVLGSIENSFQKFHASLDLLKDAGLGQLATMAGIDQSDFHLLGRPQMNSTVSSPPKEEKKALEEEKSESKQSAPVQMQNLQFQKITGDAGIPLPLDSFHVPVSSQKALETSKDNLGVPVTEQRHESFEDFIARTCSPSADIISGTGSQRKEEELSRNSRSSSEKMSKAGEYTKKYSAKKQPGKDLHSCTDSPK, translated from the exons ATGATCCTGGATGATGAAGGTGTTTTGGGCAGCATTGAGAATTCTTTCCAGAAGTTCCATGCTTCCTTGGATCTCCTTAAAGATGCTGG GCTTGGGCAGCTGGCCACAATGGCTGGTATAGATCAGTCAGATTTTCATTTACTAGGTCGTCCCCAGATGAATTCCACTGTTAGTAGTCcacctaaagaagaaaagaaggcacttgaagaagaaaaatcagaatcaAAGCAGAGTGCCCCAGTACAAATGCAAAATCTCCAA TTTCAAAAAATTACAGGTGATGCTGGGATTCCTTTGCCTCTCGACTCCTTCCATGTCCCAGTCTCTAGTCAGAAAGCCTTAGAAACTTCCAAAGACAACCTGGGGGTCCCAGTCACAGAGCAGCGGCACGAGTCTTTTGAAGATTTCATTGCTAGAACATGTTCTCCTTCAGCAGACATCATTTCTGGAACTGGAagtcaaagaaaagaagaggaattatCTAGAAATAGCaggtcttcttcagagaaaatgagcaaagcaggtgaatataccaaaaaataCTCTGCTAAGAAACAACCTGGGAAGGACCTGCATTCCTGCACTGACTCACCT AAGTGA